A genomic stretch from Nitrospirota bacterium includes:
- a CDS encoding flagellar hook-basal body complex protein gives MTGIPAFFIGTTALSTYSRALSVVSNNIANVNTAGFKRSQVQFEDLLADFRFDNIFGTGRGVNIAKVVNEFSQGSFENTQTDTDLAIAGNGFFMVKKTTGGDGTFYTRAGQFRFDKSGYLLDTNGYRLQGYGVNATTNKSTGVAKDIQIDKWQLAPKATTEVKAGVNLDSTAEVKGFNVVSGENDRVQLMVGYPSDVYKTLTATINPGVYTGATLATTLEAALESAGQSSGIVHDFSVTYDNELGRFSVKLNSTDANLYSFSVTPGINNMVSIGIGSTTTGAITSSVTLSLNPGGSTSSYTASSLATHIEQRLEAQVGGAWSVTFSGSTGKFSLKLDSYGAGTTFVRMGFTAPRTTAENILGFSSNASFNVGTTNSSSTAPFNGIDIQTYRTRIESSLNSGLVLRQGTTNTRVNIAAGTYTPNELAAALQTAIRGSGLTGANQFQVTYDEGARDFVFRNANGSGGSIVLDWNYNTTAGAGSILKTDEMVPALFGFTRTSADLSMAAGSVARSSTNGTLAVGRAFEFARMIGFVTDTAGGPRPMSLAAGSTVNQIADDLDPGEVRVSDEVAGRFDPRDAANTANFSTSFVAYDSLGNNRVVELHFRKDSKEVVTDSYTGRTLEVRRWEWFAGVDQSDVSRFTVNDTNNTLLFSIEGADSGESFASGDTFQKVDLTTGVYTGSELAAHLQSKLTEANSAASVTVTYSSTTGKFTLTNTSTTRPIAFDFDGVNADSTGNRTDAGFADLFGFDTTDSNDNNGLGNASVLLAAPTSGVTPNASNSLISRYAVGTGLEIEAAGILKFSDEGKLFDATNPENPETTSVGESKYGFLDGLFSDYTDFDFDSGSKPDQSIKFSFGTTTQSGGSGVDLSSQYNAEAIVNSMAQDGYAPGTLLRVAVARDGTVNGLYTNGQTFGIARVAIANFVNMTGLGTLGNNLWAETFESGPPVVNDPGTGVAGTIQSRALELANVDLATEFVQLLRNQRGFQANTRVITTTDGLLQDVLSLVR, from the coding sequence ATGACTGGTATTCCTGCGTTTTTCATAGGGACGACGGCCCTATCCACATACAGCCGGGCCCTCTCGGTGGTCTCGAACAACATCGCGAACGTCAACACCGCGGGATTCAAGAGATCCCAGGTTCAATTCGAAGACCTGCTCGCCGATTTCCGGTTCGACAATATTTTCGGCACGGGCCGCGGGGTGAACATTGCCAAAGTGGTCAATGAGTTCAGCCAGGGAAGTTTTGAAAACACCCAGACCGATACCGATCTGGCGATCGCCGGGAACGGATTCTTCATGGTAAAGAAAACGACCGGCGGCGACGGGACCTTCTACACGCGCGCGGGTCAGTTCCGTTTTGACAAGAGCGGATACCTGCTCGATACGAACGGATACCGTCTTCAGGGGTACGGCGTGAACGCCACGACCAACAAGTCGACCGGTGTGGCGAAGGACATCCAGATTGACAAGTGGCAACTCGCGCCCAAGGCGACCACGGAAGTAAAGGCCGGGGTGAACCTCGATTCGACCGCCGAAGTGAAGGGCTTCAACGTGGTCTCCGGTGAAAATGATCGCGTCCAGTTGATGGTGGGTTATCCGTCCGATGTCTACAAGACCTTGACGGCCACGATCAATCCGGGCGTCTACACGGGAGCCACGCTTGCCACCACGCTCGAGGCCGCTCTCGAATCGGCGGGCCAATCTTCAGGGATTGTTCACGATTTCTCCGTCACCTACGACAATGAACTCGGCCGTTTCAGTGTGAAGCTGAACTCCACGGACGCGAACTTGTACTCTTTCTCCGTTACTCCCGGTATCAACAACATGGTGAGCATCGGCATCGGTTCCACGACGACGGGAGCGATCACGAGCAGCGTGACCCTCTCGCTCAATCCGGGCGGATCGACCAGCAGCTACACCGCCAGCTCCCTGGCCACCCACATCGAGCAACGATTAGAAGCGCAGGTTGGAGGCGCGTGGTCGGTGACGTTCAGCGGCAGCACCGGAAAGTTCTCTTTGAAGTTGGATAGCTACGGGGCGGGGACAACCTTCGTCAGGATGGGCTTCACCGCCCCGCGGACGACCGCCGAAAATATCCTGGGCTTCAGCTCCAACGCGAGCTTCAATGTGGGGACGACCAACTCCAGCAGCACGGCCCCTTTCAACGGCATCGATATCCAGACCTACCGGACGAGAATTGAATCGTCTCTAAACAGCGGTCTCGTGCTCCGGCAGGGGACGACGAACACGCGCGTCAACATCGCTGCCGGCACCTACACGCCGAACGAACTGGCCGCGGCGCTCCAGACCGCCATTCGCGGCTCGGGGTTGACGGGCGCGAATCAGTTCCAAGTGACCTACGATGAGGGCGCGCGGGATTTCGTGTTCAGAAACGCGAACGGAAGCGGCGGAAGCATCGTTCTGGATTGGAACTACAACACCACCGCGGGCGCCGGGTCAATCCTCAAGACCGACGAAATGGTGCCTGCGCTCTTCGGTTTCACGAGGACTTCGGCCGATCTGTCGATGGCCGCGGGGTCCGTGGCGCGAAGTTCCACGAACGGCACTCTGGCTGTCGGGCGCGCGTTCGAATTCGCCCGGATGATCGGCTTTGTGACCGACACGGCGGGAGGTCCCCGGCCGATGTCTCTGGCGGCCGGTTCGACGGTGAACCAGATCGCCGACGATCTGGATCCCGGCGAGGTGCGGGTGAGCGATGAAGTGGCCGGGCGGTTTGACCCCCGGGACGCCGCCAATACCGCGAACTTCTCTACGTCGTTCGTGGCCTACGACAGCTTGGGCAACAACCGCGTGGTGGAGCTGCATTTCCGGAAAGACTCCAAAGAAGTAGTGACGGACAGCTACACCGGCCGGACCTTGGAGGTGCGACGGTGGGAATGGTTTGCCGGGGTGGATCAGAGCGACGTGTCGAGATTCACCGTGAATGACACCAACAACACACTCCTCTTTTCGATCGAAGGGGCCGACTCCGGCGAGTCTTTTGCCTCCGGTGATACCTTCCAGAAGGTCGATTTGACCACGGGTGTGTACACGGGGTCCGAGCTGGCGGCCCACCTCCAGTCGAAGCTGACGGAAGCCAACAGCGCGGCCAGCGTGACCGTAACCTACAGCTCGACCACCGGGAAATTCACCCTCACCAACACCAGCACCACCCGGCCGATCGCTTTCGACTTCGACGGGGTGAACGCCGATTCGACTGGGAATCGCACGGACGCCGGCTTTGCCGATCTGTTCGGATTCGACACGACGGATTCGAATGACAACAACGGCCTCGGGAATGCATCGGTGTTGCTCGCGGCGCCCACTTCCGGGGTTACGCCCAACGCCTCCAACTCCCTGATCAGCCGATACGCGGTGGGAACGGGACTCGAAATCGAAGCGGCGGGAATCCTCAAGTTCTCGGACGAAGGGAAGCTGTTTGATGCGACGAATCCCGAGAACCCCGAAACCACCAGCGTCGGAGAGAGCAAGTACGGTTTCCTGGACGGCCTCTTCTCCGACTACACCGATTTCGATTTCGATTCGGGATCCAAGCCGGACCAGAGCATCAAGTTCTCGTTCGGCACGACCACACAGTCGGGTGGTTCGGGCGTCGACCTCTCCAGCCAATACAACGCCGAGGCCATCGTGAATTCGATGGCCCAGGACGGCTACGCCCCCGGCACGCTTCTTCGCGTGGCCGTCGCTCGGGATGGAACGGTGAACGGTCTCTACACTAACGGCCAGACGTTCGGAATCGCGCGGGTGGCCATCGCCAACTTCGTGAACATGACCGGGCTCGGAACGCTGGGAAACAACCTCTGGGCCGAGACCTTCGAGTCCGGGCCCCCGGTGGTGAACGATCCGGGCACCGGCGTCGCGGGCACAATCCAGTCAAGGGCACTGGAACTGGCCAACGTGGATCTGGCCACGGAATTCGTGCAGCTCCTGAGAAACCAAAGAGGCTTCCAAGCCAACACAAGAGTCATTACGACGACGGACGGCCTGCTCCAGGATGTCCTCTCGCTCGTAAGATAG
- a CDS encoding flagellar hook-length control protein FliK, whose translation MADMSPLDILLGKVDVAPAQPVEAPSQNPSGSQPFGKIFAQLFNSIQLNPQDLSKLTNPVLGPENLAAPGAENAVSDFLQALFQALDGGQGLTDEVENLLAKLGIQISDQGLELAQGANPDQLSELLNYLGLGLQEQNGTWVIVKDGQSVSAEQFLGILDEKRQSMAVQQEASRQASYENATMDLKAPTLPTETPAESAAKGAGATQNPAAQPGQTQQTLKDAAIPLPEQDAAADQKNPQTQADPQSAAVVLSGEDETSESADELEAIKNEALKIAAQAKNAKGGPVAVPEAPKSQPANATAPGIEAKPPLIDLSSKAAPEGKGAEGTSGVSMAEGDERAFAAAGTSPKAATAKVDPAIKGLDWNPVLDASAAKGSSEARSDVGGNFLNQGNGWSGMHQAVLTQQGATAEAGRSGDQTFTPSTDLGRDILHQIVDKARVQIGRKETRIEIQLKPEFLGKLRIEVGSKQGELSVAIFTENSAVKNVLESNLQALKDTFAQQGLRLENLQVTVDQQDLAQTASNPNGMAGEMTGGHDSGDEREGGRRNYHETLDMPGAPDAGFNRVLLDLGRVDLFA comes from the coding sequence ATGGCAGACATGTCTCCCCTGGACATCCTGTTGGGAAAGGTCGACGTCGCACCGGCTCAACCGGTCGAGGCGCCGTCACAAAATCCCAGTGGTTCCCAACCGTTCGGCAAAATTTTCGCTCAACTTTTCAACTCCATTCAACTCAATCCTCAAGATCTTTCAAAGCTGACCAACCCGGTTCTAGGCCCGGAAAATCTTGCCGCACCGGGAGCAGAAAATGCCGTGTCCGATTTTCTCCAAGCCCTCTTCCAGGCCCTCGATGGGGGCCAGGGGCTTACGGACGAGGTCGAAAATCTCCTGGCGAAACTGGGCATCCAGATTTCCGATCAGGGCTTGGAGCTGGCGCAGGGCGCGAATCCGGACCAACTTTCGGAACTTCTCAACTACCTCGGTCTCGGGCTCCAGGAGCAGAACGGGACGTGGGTGATTGTTAAGGATGGACAATCTGTCAGTGCCGAGCAGTTCCTCGGGATCCTCGACGAAAAGCGCCAGTCGATGGCCGTTCAGCAGGAGGCCAGCCGCCAGGCGTCCTATGAGAACGCCACGATGGATCTCAAAGCGCCGACGCTTCCCACCGAGACACCCGCCGAGTCTGCGGCCAAGGGCGCAGGAGCGACACAAAACCCGGCCGCCCAGCCCGGTCAGACGCAGCAAACGCTGAAGGACGCTGCGATCCCCCTGCCGGAACAAGACGCGGCCGCCGACCAGAAGAATCCACAGACCCAGGCGGACCCGCAGAGCGCGGCTGTCGTTCTGAGCGGGGAAGACGAAACCTCGGAATCGGCCGACGAGCTCGAAGCCATCAAGAACGAGGCTCTCAAGATTGCCGCGCAGGCCAAAAATGCGAAAGGCGGGCCTGTGGCTGTGCCGGAGGCGCCTAAGTCCCAGCCCGCCAACGCCACTGCGCCTGGGATAGAAGCCAAGCCGCCCCTCATCGACTTGAGTTCGAAAGCCGCGCCGGAGGGTAAAGGCGCGGAGGGCACGAGCGGGGTCAGCATGGCGGAGGGGGACGAACGGGCGTTCGCGGCGGCCGGAACCTCGCCCAAGGCTGCTACCGCAAAAGTTGATCCGGCGATCAAGGGTTTGGATTGGAATCCCGTTCTCGATGCATCGGCAGCCAAAGGTTCCTCCGAGGCCCGCTCCGACGTTGGCGGCAATTTCCTGAACCAGGGGAACGGGTGGAGCGGCATGCATCAGGCCGTGCTGACGCAGCAGGGGGCGACGGCCGAGGCCGGCAGGTCGGGAGACCAGACCTTCACGCCCTCGACGGACCTGGGCCGGGATATCCTCCACCAGATCGTGGACAAGGCCCGCGTACAGATCGGTCGCAAGGAAACGCGAATCGAGATTCAGCTCAAGCCGGAATTTCTGGGAAAGCTCCGTATCGAGGTGGGATCGAAACAAGGCGAGCTGTCCGTGGCGATCTTTACGGAGAACTCGGCCGTGAAGAACGTGCTGGAAAGCAACCTCCAGGCCCTGAAGGACACCTTTGCGCAGCAGGGATTGCGCCTGGAGAATCTTCAGGTGACGGTGGATCAGCAGGATCTTGCACAGACGGCATCCAATCCCAACGGCATGGCCGGAGAGATGACCGGCGGGCACGATTCCGGCGACGAGAGGGAAGGCGGCCGGAGGAATTATCACGAGACCCTGGACATGCCGGGCGCGCCCGATGCGGGGTTCAACCGGGTCCTGCTGGATCTGGGGCGCGTGGATCTTTTCGCGTGA